A single Vulcanisaeta distributa DSM 14429 DNA region contains:
- a CDS encoding FAD-dependent oxidoreductase gives MAGYTIVGAGLAGLSLALELRRLGVEAEIIEYRDYIGGIHSIMPETKGFINDALKNVSARLNTTAVRVGDATYIIWRGGYRKLAGNVVVATGFRVMTLPELGIYGERPAGIYPHHAVLDMLHYELLPGKNVIVYGDNQYALSLAGELTKRGATVHVVSPTKLDTGAVGEDVDIIIGRVRYVKGMGRVERVLVNNEWVTADTLVISMFRPFNPFPEFRAVGQAVIETYDPSIVIESGRIMAGELVNRSGEFIIIDSDLPIYPGNRVSRDVRRVIIPCRGCRVMVNDREYVINNDAAIIELPDVDKVIIRRVVS, from the coding sequence ATGGCTGGTTACACAATAGTTGGTGCTGGGTTAGCCGGTCTATCACTGGCTCTTGAGTTACGTAGATTGGGAGTTGAAGCTGAGATCATTGAGTATAGGGACTATATCGGTGGTATTCATTCGATAATGCCTGAAACTAAAGGTTTCATTAATGATGCATTAAAGAACGTTAGTGCTCGGTTAAATACGACAGCGGTTAGGGTTGGTGACGCGACATACATAATTTGGAGGGGAGGTTATAGGAAGCTTGCCGGTAATGTCGTTGTAGCCACGGGGTTCAGGGTAATGACATTACCTGAGTTGGGTATCTATGGTGAGAGGCCTGCAGGGATTTATCCGCACCATGCAGTATTAGATATGTTGCATTATGAATTATTACCTGGTAAAAACGTAATTGTGTATGGCGATAATCAATACGCGCTGTCGCTGGCTGGGGAATTAACGAAGCGTGGCGCTACCGTCCACGTAGTGTCGCCAACGAAGCTTGATACCGGGGCTGTGGGAGAGGATGTTGATATTATTATTGGTAGGGTAAGGTATGTTAAGGGCATGGGGAGGGTTGAGAGAGTCCTAGTAAATAATGAGTGGGTTACCGCGGACACCCTGGTGATATCCATGTTTAGACCATTCAATCCATTTCCCGAGTTTAGGGCTGTTGGTCAAGCGGTTATTGAGACATACGACCCAAGCATCGTCATTGAGAGCGGTAGGATAATGGCTGGGGAATTAGTGAATAGGTCTGGCGAGTTTATAATCATAGATAGTGACCTGCCCATTTACCCAGGTAATAGGGTTAGTAGGGATGTGCGTAGAGTAATAATTCCCTGTAGGGGGTGTAGGGTCATGGTTAATGATAGAGAGTACGTCATTAATAATGATGCCGCCATTATTGAATTACCAGATGTTGATAAGGTGATTATTAGGAGGGTGGTTTCATGA